The Xanthomonas sp. CFBP 8443 genome has a window encoding:
- the chrA gene encoding chromate efflux transporter, translated as MSAPVRASDVLRVFLRLGLTSFGGPLAHLGYFREEFVRRRGWLDEAGFAQLLSLCQVLPGPTSSQLGVAIGWRCAGWRGAVAAFVGFTLPSALLMFALALSAPRWLLHPLGAELLHGLKLVAVVVVAHGVYAMARTLTPDLRRALLAVTAAALVLALDRGWGQPLAIGLGALAGIAWCRPPPVAMAAAAPWRWRRDVGTLCALAFGGLLVAALWASTQTAAPPSPASIAAAFYRAGALVFGGGHVVLPLLQRELVASGWMSADTFLAGYGAAQAMPGPMFTLAAYLGANAGAGVAPGAGAALALAALFAPGMLALGAALPLWQALAWRPPVARALAGINAAVVGLLAAALYDPLWRDGIRSPPDLLVVALGLVLMARLQRPALWVVAWCVAATLGLGALGATVR; from the coding sequence ATGTCCGCGCCGGTCCGCGCCAGCGACGTGCTGCGCGTGTTCCTGCGCCTGGGATTGACCAGTTTCGGCGGCCCGCTCGCGCACCTGGGCTATTTCCGCGAGGAATTCGTGCGCCGCCGCGGCTGGCTGGACGAGGCCGGCTTCGCGCAGCTGCTGTCGTTGTGCCAGGTGCTGCCCGGCCCGACCAGCAGCCAGCTGGGCGTCGCCATCGGCTGGCGCTGCGCGGGCTGGCGCGGGGCGGTGGCGGCGTTCGTCGGCTTCACCCTGCCGTCGGCGCTGCTGATGTTCGCGCTGGCGCTGTCCGCACCGCGGTGGCTGCTGCATCCGCTCGGCGCGGAACTGCTGCACGGACTCAAGCTGGTCGCGGTGGTGGTGGTCGCGCATGGCGTGTACGCGATGGCGCGCACGCTGACCCCGGACCTGCGCCGCGCGCTGTTGGCGGTGACCGCCGCCGCCCTGGTGCTGGCGCTCGACCGCGGCTGGGGCCAGCCGCTGGCGATCGGGCTGGGCGCGCTGGCCGGGATCGCGTGGTGTCGGCCGCCGCCGGTGGCGATGGCCGCCGCCGCGCCGTGGCGCTGGCGGCGCGATGTGGGGACGCTCTGCGCGTTGGCGTTCGGCGGGCTGCTGGTGGCCGCCCTGTGGGCGTCCACGCAGACCGCTGCGCCGCCATCGCCGGCGTCGATCGCCGCGGCGTTCTATCGCGCCGGGGCGCTGGTGTTCGGCGGCGGCCACGTGGTGCTGCCGCTGCTGCAACGCGAGCTGGTCGCCAGCGGCTGGATGTCGGCCGATACCTTCCTCGCCGGCTATGGCGCGGCCCAGGCGATGCCGGGCCCGATGTTCACGCTGGCCGCCTACCTGGGCGCGAACGCCGGCGCAGGCGTCGCCCCTGGCGCGGGTGCGGCGTTGGCGCTGGCGGCGTTGTTCGCGCCGGGCATGTTGGCCTTGGGCGCGGCGTTGCCGCTGTGGCAGGCGCTGGCCTGGCGCCCGCCGGTGGCGCGGGCCCTGGCCGGCATCAATGCCGCGGTGGTCGGTCTGCTGGCCGCGGCGCTGTACGACCCATTGTGGCGCGACGGGATCCGCAGCCCGCCGGACCTACTGGTGGTAGCGTTGGGCCTGGTGCTGATGGCGCGCCTGCAGCGCCCGGCGCTGTGGGTCGTGGCATGGTGTGTGGCGGCGACGCTCGGCCTTGGCGCGCTCGGGGCGACGGTGCGATAG
- a CDS encoding excalibur calcium-binding domain-containing protein, whose protein sequence is MRTHGTLIKWNEERGFGFVRSAHGDAEIFVHIASFPRDGVRPRLGELISFDLEHDAEGRPRAVRVMRPGHAPARRGRPAAAGRRRRGALGSGLAVLVLLGIGVYAYSLIAPRFAAAPVPDMTAPVAPATQAAAEPRFQCDGRTRCTQMTSCEEATYFLQHCPGAKMDGNHDGVPCEQQWCH, encoded by the coding sequence ATGCGCACGCACGGAACGTTGATCAAATGGAACGAGGAGCGCGGCTTCGGCTTCGTACGCTCGGCGCATGGCGATGCCGAAATCTTCGTGCACATCGCATCGTTCCCGCGCGACGGCGTGCGTCCGCGGCTCGGCGAGTTGATTTCGTTCGATCTGGAACACGACGCGGAAGGGCGGCCGCGTGCGGTGCGGGTAATGCGTCCGGGGCATGCTCCGGCCAGGCGCGGGCGCCCGGCCGCTGCCGGCAGGCGGCGTCGTGGCGCGCTCGGCAGCGGGCTGGCGGTGTTGGTGCTGCTCGGCATCGGCGTCTATGCGTATTCGCTGATCGCACCGCGCTTCGCCGCCGCGCCGGTGCCGGACATGACCGCACCGGTGGCGCCGGCTACGCAGGCGGCCGCCGAGCCGCGCTTCCAGTGCGACGGACGCACCCGCTGCACGCAGATGACCTCGTGCGAGGAGGCCACCTATTTTCTGCAGCATTGCCCTGGCGCGAAGATGGATGGCAACCACGACGGCGTGCCGTGCGAGCAGCAGTGGTGTCACTAG
- a CDS encoding DUF6065 family protein, with the protein MKLTAHVLDGHTLDVRPAPRERPWMDRTDQRYAYRCLPLDIANAHGWELLCQSGFEAEWSGGNGLDDIRLHADAGGHAPAVSHFGYGVLTFHVPCLFRTEPGVDLYVTAPVNRPKDGIAGLTGLIETDWSPYTFTMNWQFTRPGRVRFDAGEPFCHFFPVQRRVLAETQPRWQPLSQTPELERDYQAWMRSRGQFLHDLERDDPEAKREGWQRSYFRGPAPGHCPAGVEHRVKLRLAPFTRDDDAG; encoded by the coding sequence ATGAAGCTCACCGCCCACGTTCTCGACGGCCACACCCTCGACGTGCGCCCGGCGCCGCGCGAGCGGCCGTGGATGGACCGCACCGACCAGCGCTACGCCTACCGCTGCCTGCCGCTGGACATCGCCAACGCGCACGGCTGGGAGTTGTTGTGCCAGAGCGGCTTCGAGGCCGAGTGGAGCGGCGGCAACGGACTCGATGACATCCGCCTCCATGCCGACGCCGGCGGCCACGCGCCGGCGGTCAGCCACTTCGGCTACGGCGTGCTCACCTTCCACGTGCCCTGCCTGTTCCGCACCGAGCCGGGCGTGGATCTGTACGTGACCGCGCCGGTCAACCGGCCCAAGGACGGCATCGCCGGGCTGACCGGACTGATCGAAACCGACTGGAGTCCATATACCTTCACCATGAACTGGCAGTTCACCCGCCCCGGACGGGTGCGCTTCGACGCCGGCGAACCGTTCTGCCATTTCTTTCCGGTGCAGCGCCGGGTACTGGCCGAGACGCAGCCGCGCTGGCAGCCGCTGTCGCAGACCCCGGAACTGGAGCGCGACTACCAGGCCTGGATGCGCAGCCGCGGCCAGTTCCTGCACGATCTGGAGCGGGACGATCCAGAGGCCAAACGCGAAGGCTGGCAGCGCAGCTATTTCCGCGGGCCGGCGCCGGGGCACTGCCCAGCCGGCGTCGAGCACCGGGTCAAGCTGCGGCTGGCGCCGTTCACCCGCGACGACGACGCCGGCTGA
- a CDS encoding acetyl/propionyl/methylcrotonyl-CoA carboxylase subunit alpha codes for MATPDLPMFDKILIANRGEIACRVIATCRKLGIASVAVYSDADRDARHVRLADEAIHIGPAPARDSYLRSERILDAAHASGAQAIHPGYGFLSENADFAEACAARGIVFIGPPPAAIRAMGDKSAAKALMHAAGVPLTPGYHGERQEPEFLRAQADAIGYPVLIKASAGGGGKGMRRVDRSEEFVAALAACQREAQAAFGNAHVLVEKYVLRPRHIEIQVFGDRHGELAYLFERDCSVQRRHQKVLEEAPAPGMDAERRAAMGQAAVEAARTVGYVGAGTVEFIVAPDGAFYFMEMNTRLQVEHPVTECITGTDLVEWQLRVAAGQPLPRRQHELAIRGHALEARLYAEDPARGFLPSTGTLQHLRLPAADAHTRVDAGVEQGDVIGPHYDPMIAKLIVWDETRERALRRMQAALAACQVVGVATNAAFLQRLIGTAAFAQADLDTALIEREHAALFDAAPATAESTWSLAALAWLLHERHDAAQAGDPHSPWDLRDGWRLGAPAPRSLILQHGEARRTLRATATDAGWRVRDDATDAVLLAAGRLHDDGRLQAQLDAQRVHADAVFAGARLHLFVDGQSHQFDLHDPVAEADQPIADAGGLTAPMPGRVVALLVAPGTQVARGTPLLVLEAMKMEHTLQAPADGVVHGYRVREGELVGDGVALLDFEAA; via the coding sequence ATGGCCACGCCCGACCTGCCGATGTTCGACAAGATCCTGATCGCCAATCGCGGCGAGATCGCCTGCCGCGTGATCGCCACCTGCCGCAAGCTCGGCATCGCCAGCGTCGCCGTGTACTCCGACGCCGACCGCGACGCGCGCCACGTGCGCCTGGCCGACGAAGCGATCCATATCGGCCCCGCGCCCGCGCGCGACAGCTACCTGCGCAGCGAACGCATCCTCGATGCCGCCCACGCCAGCGGCGCCCAGGCGATCCATCCCGGCTACGGCTTCCTGTCCGAGAACGCCGACTTCGCCGAGGCCTGCGCCGCGCGCGGCATCGTGTTCATCGGGCCGCCGCCGGCAGCGATCCGCGCGATGGGCGACAAGAGCGCGGCTAAGGCGTTGATGCACGCGGCCGGCGTGCCGCTGACCCCCGGCTACCACGGCGAACGCCAGGAACCGGAATTCCTGCGCGCGCAGGCCGATGCCATCGGCTATCCGGTACTGATCAAGGCCAGCGCCGGCGGCGGCGGCAAGGGCATGCGCCGCGTCGACCGCAGCGAGGAGTTCGTCGCCGCCCTGGCCGCCTGCCAGCGCGAAGCCCAGGCCGCGTTCGGCAACGCGCACGTGCTGGTGGAAAAGTACGTGCTGCGCCCACGGCATATCGAGATCCAGGTGTTCGGCGACCGCCACGGCGAGCTGGCCTACCTGTTCGAACGCGATTGCTCGGTGCAGCGCCGCCACCAGAAGGTGCTGGAGGAAGCGCCGGCGCCGGGCATGGATGCAGAACGTCGCGCGGCGATGGGCCAGGCCGCGGTGGAAGCGGCGCGCACGGTCGGCTATGTCGGTGCCGGCACCGTGGAGTTCATCGTCGCGCCCGACGGCGCGTTCTACTTCATGGAAATGAACACGCGGTTGCAGGTGGAGCATCCGGTCACCGAGTGCATCACCGGCACCGACCTGGTCGAATGGCAGCTGCGCGTGGCCGCCGGCCAACCGTTGCCCAGGCGCCAGCACGAACTGGCGATCCGCGGCCATGCGCTGGAAGCGCGGCTGTATGCCGAGGACCCGGCGCGCGGTTTCCTGCCCTCGACCGGCACGCTGCAGCACCTGCGCCTGCCGGCCGCGGACGCGCATACCCGCGTCGATGCCGGCGTCGAACAGGGCGATGTGATCGGCCCGCACTACGACCCGATGATCGCCAAGCTGATCGTCTGGGACGAGACCCGCGAACGCGCGCTGCGGCGCATGCAGGCGGCGCTGGCCGCGTGCCAGGTGGTCGGCGTGGCCACCAATGCCGCGTTCCTGCAGCGCCTGATCGGCACCGCGGCGTTCGCGCAGGCCGATCTGGATACCGCGTTGATCGAACGCGAGCACGCGGCCCTGTTCGATGCCGCGCCGGCCACCGCCGAATCGACCTGGAGCCTGGCCGCGCTGGCATGGCTGCTGCACGAGCGCCATGACGCCGCACAGGCGGGCGATCCGCATTCGCCCTGGGACCTGCGCGATGGCTGGCGCCTGGGCGCGCCTGCGCCGCGCAGCCTGATCCTGCAGCACGGCGAGGCACGCCGCACATTGCGCGCGACCGCGACCGATGCCGGCTGGCGCGTGCGCGACGACGCCACCGACGCGGTGCTGCTCGCCGCCGGCCGCCTGCACGACGACGGCCGCCTGCAGGCGCAACTGGACGCGCAGCGCGTCCACGCCGACGCGGTGTTCGCCGGCGCCCGCCTGCACCTGTTCGTCGATGGACAATCGCACCAGTTCGACCTGCACGACCCGGTGGCCGAGGCCGACCAGCCGATCGCCGATGCCGGCGGGCTGACCGCGCCGATGCCTGGCCGCGTCGTCGCCCTGCTGGTCGCGCCCGGCACGCAAGTGGCACGCGGCACGCCGCTGCTGGTGCTGGAGGCGATGAAGATGGAGCACACCTTGCAGGCCCCGGCCGACGGCGTGGTGCATGGCTACCGCGTGCGCGAGGGCGAACTGGTCGGCGACGGCGTGGCGCTGCTGGATTTCGAGGCGGCCTAG
- a CDS encoding carboxyl transferase domain-containing protein has protein sequence MSVIQTQLQPGSDAFAANAAALRAVVDDLQQTQARIAQGGSDAARAKHQARGKLLARERIDALLDPGSAFLEIAPLAALGLYADEVPCAGVVAGIGRVSGVECVIVANDATVKGGTYYPMTVKKHLRAQEIAQQNRLPCIYLVDSGGAFLPLQDEVFPDRDHFGRIFYNQANLSAQGIAQIACVMGSCTAGGAYVPAMSDETVIVREQGTIFLGGPPLVKAATGEEVSAEELGGADVHTRISGVADHFADNDLQALARVRAIVAQLNWRKPEPALALRAPEPPLYPAEELYGVIPADPRKPFDVREVIARVVDGSRLDEFKARYGTTLVTGFAHLHGYPVGIVANNGILFSESALKGAHFIELCAQRGIPLVFLQNITGFMVGRKYEHGGIAKDGAKLVMAVACAKVPKFTVVIGGSFGAGNYGMCGRAYSPNFLWMWPNARIGVMGGEQAASVLATVRRDGIEAKGGSWSTEDEGAFKTPIREQFERQGHPYYASARLWDDGIIDPAQTRRVLGLGLSAALNAPAEPTKFGVFRM, from the coding sequence ATGAGCGTGATCCAGACCCAGTTGCAACCCGGCAGCGACGCCTTCGCCGCCAACGCCGCGGCGCTGCGCGCGGTGGTCGACGACCTGCAGCAGACCCAGGCGCGCATCGCCCAGGGCGGCAGCGACGCCGCGCGCGCCAAGCACCAGGCGCGCGGCAAGCTGCTGGCGCGCGAGCGCATCGACGCACTGCTCGACCCGGGCAGCGCCTTCCTGGAGATCGCCCCGCTGGCCGCGCTGGGCCTGTACGCCGACGAAGTGCCGTGCGCCGGCGTGGTCGCCGGCATCGGCCGCGTGTCCGGCGTGGAATGCGTGATCGTCGCCAACGACGCCACGGTCAAAGGCGGCACCTATTACCCGATGACGGTGAAGAAGCATCTGCGCGCGCAGGAGATCGCGCAGCAGAACCGGCTGCCGTGCATCTACCTGGTCGATTCGGGCGGCGCGTTCCTGCCGCTGCAGGACGAGGTGTTCCCCGACCGCGACCACTTCGGCCGCATCTTCTACAACCAGGCCAACCTGTCGGCGCAGGGCATCGCCCAGATCGCCTGCGTGATGGGCTCGTGCACCGCCGGCGGCGCCTACGTGCCGGCGATGAGCGACGAGACGGTGATCGTGCGCGAGCAGGGCACCATCTTCCTCGGCGGCCCGCCGCTGGTGAAGGCGGCCACCGGCGAGGAAGTCAGCGCCGAGGAACTGGGCGGCGCCGACGTGCACACGCGCATCTCCGGCGTGGCCGACCACTTCGCCGACAACGACCTGCAGGCGCTGGCGCGGGTGCGCGCGATCGTGGCCCAGCTCAACTGGCGCAAGCCCGAGCCGGCGCTGGCGCTGCGCGCACCGGAGCCGCCGCTGTATCCGGCCGAGGAACTGTACGGGGTGATCCCGGCCGACCCGCGCAAGCCGTTCGACGTGCGCGAGGTGATCGCGCGGGTGGTCGACGGCTCGCGTCTGGACGAGTTCAAGGCGCGCTACGGCACCACCCTGGTCACCGGCTTCGCGCACCTTCACGGCTATCCGGTCGGCATCGTCGCCAACAACGGCATCCTGTTCTCCGAGTCGGCGCTGAAGGGCGCGCACTTCATCGAACTGTGCGCGCAGCGCGGCATCCCGCTGGTGTTCCTGCAGAACATCACCGGCTTCATGGTCGGGCGCAAGTACGAGCATGGCGGCATCGCCAAGGACGGGGCCAAGCTGGTGATGGCGGTGGCCTGCGCGAAGGTGCCCAAGTTCACGGTGGTGATCGGCGGTTCGTTCGGCGCCGGCAACTACGGCATGTGCGGCCGCGCGTATTCGCCGAATTTCCTGTGGATGTGGCCGAACGCGCGGATCGGGGTGATGGGCGGGGAGCAGGCGGCGAGCGTGCTGGCGACGGTACGCCGCGACGGCATCGAGGCCAAGGGCGGCAGTTGGTCGACGGAGGACGAGGGCGCGTTCAAGACGCCGATCCGCGAGCAGTTCGAACGCCAGGGCCACCCGTACTACGCCAGCGCGCGGCTGTGGGACGACGGCATCATCGATCCGGCGCAGACGCGGCGGGTCTTGGGACTGGGATTGTCGGCGGCGTTGAACGCGCCGGCGGAACCGACCAAATTCGGGGTGTTCCGGATGTGA
- a CDS encoding isovaleryl-CoA dehydrogenase: MLMPSLNFELGEDIDLLRDTVAAFAAREIAPLAEQADRDNAFPAPLWRKLGEQGLLGLTVEEEYGGSAMGYLAHVVAMEEISRASGAIGLSYGAHSNLCVNQLRKNGSDAQKARYLPRLCSGEHVGALAMSEPGAGSDVVSMKLRAELRGDRYVLNGNKMWITNGPDADVLVVYAKTDPAGGARGITAFLVEKGMPGFSTAQKLDKLGMRGSNTCELVFQDCEVPVENVLGSVGGGVRVLMSGLDYERLVLSGGPLGLMAAAMDVVMPYVHERRQFGEAIGSFQLMQGKLADMYVGLNACRAYVYAVARACDAGRTTRQDAAGAILYAAEKATWLTGQAIQVLGGNGYINDYPTGRLWRDAKLYEIGAGTSEIRRMLIGRELFERTK, translated from the coding sequence ATGTTGATGCCGTCGTTGAATTTCGAACTGGGCGAGGACATCGACCTGCTGCGCGACACGGTGGCCGCGTTCGCCGCGCGCGAGATCGCGCCGCTGGCCGAGCAGGCCGATCGCGACAACGCGTTCCCGGCACCGCTGTGGCGCAAGCTCGGCGAGCAGGGCCTGCTCGGGCTGACCGTGGAAGAGGAATACGGCGGCAGCGCGATGGGCTACCTGGCGCACGTGGTGGCGATGGAGGAGATCTCGCGCGCCTCCGGCGCGATCGGCCTGTCCTACGGCGCGCATTCGAACCTGTGCGTGAACCAGCTGCGCAAGAACGGCAGCGACGCGCAGAAGGCGCGCTACCTGCCCCGGCTGTGCAGCGGCGAGCACGTCGGTGCGCTGGCGATGAGCGAACCGGGCGCCGGTTCGGACGTGGTCTCGATGAAGCTGCGCGCCGAGCTGCGCGGCGACCGCTACGTGCTCAACGGCAACAAGATGTGGATCACCAACGGTCCGGACGCCGACGTGCTGGTGGTCTACGCCAAGACCGACCCGGCCGGCGGCGCGCGCGGCATCACCGCGTTCCTGGTCGAGAAGGGCATGCCCGGCTTCAGCACCGCGCAGAAGCTGGACAAGCTCGGCATGCGCGGCTCCAACACCTGCGAACTGGTGTTCCAGGACTGCGAGGTGCCGGTGGAGAACGTGCTGGGCAGCGTCGGCGGCGGCGTGCGCGTGCTGATGTCGGGCCTGGACTACGAGCGGCTGGTACTGTCCGGCGGCCCGCTGGGGCTGATGGCCGCGGCGATGGACGTGGTGATGCCGTACGTGCACGAGCGCCGCCAGTTCGGCGAGGCGATCGGCAGCTTCCAGCTGATGCAGGGCAAGCTGGCCGACATGTACGTGGGCCTGAACGCCTGCCGCGCCTACGTGTATGCGGTGGCGCGCGCCTGCGACGCCGGCCGCACCACCCGCCAGGACGCCGCCGGCGCGATCCTGTACGCCGCCGAGAAGGCGACCTGGCTCACCGGCCAGGCGATCCAGGTGCTCGGCGGCAACGGCTACATCAACGATTACCCGACCGGGCGCCTGTGGCGCGACGCCAAGCTGTACGAGATCGGCGCCGGCACCTCGGAGATCCGCCGCATGCTGATCGGCCGCGAATTGTTCGAGCGGACCAAGTGA
- a CDS encoding TetR/AcrR family transcriptional regulator has product MAYKRSALMEERLAGNRQRILLAARRLVAAGGFRGAPVTAVAAEAGVSTGLIYRHFPSKAELFVEVLTAAVDYELAILRGIAAEPAPAAQRLRAAIASFVRRALAGPGLAYAFIAEPVEPEVDAERIRCRRLFGDLFKGILADGVAAGEFPAQDLDAAAACLVGAYTEALVGPTAPSRDGPRDSERLVEAVCGFCLRAVGSAPSP; this is encoded by the coding sequence ATGGCCTACAAACGCTCCGCGCTGATGGAAGAACGCCTTGCCGGCAACCGCCAGCGGATCCTGCTGGCGGCGCGCCGGCTGGTCGCCGCGGGCGGCTTCCGCGGCGCGCCGGTGACCGCGGTAGCGGCCGAGGCGGGGGTGTCCACCGGGCTGATCTACCGCCACTTCCCGTCCAAGGCCGAGCTGTTCGTCGAAGTGCTGACCGCGGCGGTGGACTACGAACTGGCGATCCTGCGCGGCATCGCCGCCGAACCGGCGCCGGCGGCGCAGCGCCTGCGCGCGGCGATCGCCTCGTTCGTGCGCCGCGCGCTGGCCGGGCCGGGGCTGGCCTACGCCTTCATCGCCGAACCGGTGGAGCCGGAGGTGGACGCCGAGCGCATCCGCTGCCGGCGCCTGTTCGGCGATCTGTTCAAGGGCATCCTCGCCGACGGCGTGGCCGCGGGCGAATTCCCGGCGCAGGACCTGGACGCCGCAGCCGCCTGCCTTGTCGGCGCCTACACCGAGGCCCTGGTCGGGCCGACCGCGCCCAGCCGCGACGGCCCGCGCGACAGCGAACGCCTGGTCGAGGCGGTGTGCGGTTTCTGCCTGCGCGCGGTCGGCAGTGCGCCGTCGCCGTAG
- a CDS encoding c-type cytochrome, giving the protein MRNYDLEFLKRFSLVIGLLVLITIGLIVFAAYLQRAIPPEVSPVALKRTEERIAPSGAVYAGSTGAAAQAAAQAAALAKASAQVAYGGTTDGKVIFDSLCTACHTTGVGKAPTLDHSHWDARIAQGKDTLYKHAIEGYTGPDGGIMPPKGGNPALSEAQVHATVDWMLANLK; this is encoded by the coding sequence GTGCGGAATTACGACCTCGAATTTCTCAAGCGGTTCTCGTTGGTGATCGGCCTGCTGGTCCTGATCACCATCGGCTTGATCGTGTTCGCGGCCTACCTGCAGCGGGCGATCCCGCCGGAGGTGTCGCCGGTGGCGCTCAAGCGCACCGAGGAACGCATCGCGCCGTCGGGCGCGGTCTATGCCGGCAGCACCGGCGCCGCGGCGCAGGCCGCCGCGCAGGCGGCGGCGCTGGCCAAGGCGTCGGCGCAGGTCGCCTACGGCGGCACCACCGACGGCAAGGTGATCTTCGACAGCCTGTGCACCGCCTGCCATACCACCGGCGTCGGCAAGGCGCCGACCCTGGACCATTCGCATTGGGACGCGCGCATCGCGCAAGGCAAGGACACGCTGTACAAGCACGCGATCGAGGGCTACACCGGCCCCGACGGCGGGATCATGCCGCCCAAGGGCGGCAATCCGGCGCTCAGCGAAGCGCAGGTCCACGCCACGGTCGACTGGATGCTGGCCAACCTGAAATAA
- a CDS encoding ExeM/NucH family extracellular endonuclease gives MRVLPPLLSLLLVAGAPAAYALSPPQMVPIGQLRPADSGQNVVFEGVVTARVEAGGGGYLVQDAGDGDPLTADALLVHGDADAALAPGDRVRVWGELAPRRAASQTSAGTAFAGRSVREAGHTVLARAQPLPLQALDAAPADWSALAGMRVRIDAPLTVVDTDALAKAGELGVAFGGRLWQPSEIAAPGSAELAAAVADNAQRLLRLGETGTHAPDSLPAYLGTGEAAVAPRAGATLQGVEGIVGGVVDGAARLYPTAPLQLTPPPAPATPQVAGTLRVAAFNLENFFNGDGRGGSFPTLRGARTAAEFQAQLAKLVATIRPLQADVAALMELENDGYGPTSAIATLVTALNAGDGGDWRFVDVGRGPGDNPIRVGLIYRASRVSPVGKPAVLEGGPFAAHSRVPLAQAFRRGSGQPFVVVANHFKSKGCGEAAADDADRGDGQGCWNATRTESARRLDAWLRTDPTGSGSTASVLLGDFNAYAMEDPLRLLRDAGWRDALAQAHVEQPYSFVYRGLSGRLDHALLSPALAPLLRGATEWHVNADLPEQDGYRARNLPGPWRSSDHDPLLLGFEL, from the coding sequence ATGCGCGTACTGCCCCCGTTGTTGTCGTTGTTGCTGGTTGCCGGCGCACCCGCCGCCTACGCCCTGTCGCCGCCGCAGATGGTCCCGATCGGGCAGTTGCGGCCGGCCGATAGCGGGCAGAACGTGGTCTTCGAAGGCGTGGTCACCGCGCGCGTGGAAGCCGGTGGTGGCGGCTATCTGGTGCAGGACGCCGGCGATGGCGATCCGCTCACCGCCGATGCGCTGCTGGTGCACGGCGACGCCGATGCCGCGCTGGCGCCGGGCGACCGGGTGCGGGTATGGGGCGAACTGGCGCCGCGGCGCGCGGCCAGCCAGACGTCCGCCGGCACGGCGTTCGCCGGGCGCAGCGTGCGCGAGGCCGGGCACACTGTGCTGGCGCGCGCGCAGCCTTTGCCGTTGCAGGCGCTGGACGCTGCCCCGGCCGACTGGTCGGCGCTGGCCGGCATGCGCGTGCGCATCGATGCGCCGCTGACCGTGGTCGACACCGATGCGCTGGCCAAGGCCGGCGAGCTCGGCGTCGCCTTCGGCGGGCGCCTGTGGCAGCCCAGCGAAATCGCCGCGCCCGGCAGCGCCGAACTGGCCGCGGCGGTCGCCGACAACGCGCAGCGCCTGCTGCGCCTGGGGGAGACCGGCACGCATGCGCCCGACAGCCTGCCCGCGTACCTGGGCACGGGCGAAGCCGCCGTTGCGCCGCGTGCCGGGGCGACGCTGCAGGGCGTGGAAGGCATCGTCGGCGGCGTGGTCGATGGCGCCGCGCGGCTGTATCCGACCGCGCCGTTGCAGCTGACCCCGCCGCCGGCGCCGGCCACGCCGCAGGTCGCCGGCACGCTGCGCGTGGCCGCGTTCAACCTGGAGAACTTCTTCAACGGCGATGGCCGCGGCGGCAGTTTCCCGACCCTGCGCGGCGCGCGCACCGCGGCCGAATTCCAGGCGCAGCTGGCCAAGCTGGTCGCCACCATTCGCCCGCTGCAGGCCGACGTCGCCGCGTTGATGGAACTGGAGAACGACGGCTACGGACCGACCTCGGCGATCGCCACGCTGGTGACCGCGCTCAATGCCGGCGACGGCGGCGACTGGCGTTTCGTCGATGTCGGGCGCGGCCCGGGCGACAACCCGATCCGGGTCGGCCTGATCTACCGCGCCTCGCGGGTCAGCCCGGTCGGCAAGCCGGCGGTGCTGGAAGGCGGCCCGTTCGCCGCGCACAGCCGGGTGCCGCTGGCGCAGGCGTTCCGGCGCGGCAGCGGGCAGCCGTTCGTGGTCGTCGCCAACCATTTCAAGTCCAAGGGTTGCGGCGAGGCGGCCGCCGACGATGCCGATCGTGGCGACGGCCAGGGCTGCTGGAACGCCACCCGCACCGAGTCGGCGCGGCGCCTGGACGCCTGGCTGCGCACCGATCCGACCGGCAGCGGCAGCACCGCCAGCGTGCTGCTCGGCGACTTCAACGCCTACGCGATGGAAGACCCGCTGCGCCTGCTGCGCGACGCCGGCTGGCGCGATGCGCTGGCGCAGGCGCATGTCGAGCAGCCCTACAGCTTCGTCTACCGTGGCCTCAGCGGCCGCCTCGACCACGCCCTGCTGAGCCCGGCGCTGGCGCCGCTGCTGCGCGGCGCCACCGAATGGCACGTCAATGCGGACCTGCCGGAACAAGACGGTTACCGCGCGCGCAACCTGCCCGGGCCGTGGCGCAGCTCCGATCACGATCCGTTGCTGCTGGGTTTTGAGCTTTGA
- a CDS encoding MerC family mercury resistance protein: protein MKTLPPPFFDASAVLLSGLCLLHCLALPLLAAALPLFGIWAQAEWVHGLFVMLALPLAGLALWRAQRQRPLPWPLWAMAALGLCGLLAGASGFPSAQAETPATVAGSLLLASAHLWNWRRNGHRHG, encoded by the coding sequence ATGAAAACCCTGCCCCCGCCGTTCTTCGATGCCTCCGCCGTGCTCCTGTCCGGGCTGTGCCTGCTGCATTGCCTGGCTTTGCCGCTGCTGGCCGCGGCGCTGCCGCTGTTCGGCATCTGGGCGCAGGCCGAATGGGTGCATGGGCTGTTCGTGATGCTGGCGCTGCCGCTGGCCGGACTGGCGCTATGGCGCGCGCAGCGGCAACGGCCGCTGCCGTGGCCGCTGTGGGCGATGGCCGCGCTGGGCCTGTGCGGATTGCTGGCCGGCGCGAGCGGATTCCCCAGCGCGCAGGCCGAGACCCCGGCCACCGTGGCCGGCAGCCTGCTGCTGGCGAGCGCGCACCTGTGGAACTGGCGGCGCAACGGACATCGGCACGGGTAG